In the genome of Thunnus maccoyii chromosome 15, fThuMac1.1, whole genome shotgun sequence, one region contains:
- the gabpb2a gene encoding GA-binding protein subunit beta-2a produces the protein MSLVDLGKRLLEAARKGQDDEVRNLMANGAPFTTDWLGTSPLHLAAQHGHYSTADVLLRAGVSRDARTKVDRTPLHMAAAEGHTVIVELLVRSGADINAKDMLKMTALHWAAQHGHHGVAETLIKHGADVHALSKFDKTPFDIAVDIQNTELMLLLQEGMQNQVNMNQVNMNQVNMNQVSMNVESSTTTNQPQFIIQGIPAIQGGVVNLAELLNKANAGDSEEAMAANALDSNIQHAAVVNEGGQRVITIVTDQHGNLQTTGGMAQPFFVTMQHGQQMLAVPANTVTEEVVTEEPQPPPSRKRKLEMTNNHNDTGETELLQRQLQEANRKAQEYRQQLLRKEQEAEEYRIKLEAMSQSQANSTGAAANTAAMTAVSPEEVVGGEEDEEEAAGVVEEEGEMVVLQEGGIIMEGEEGQVTLVETGGETTEVSS, from the exons ATGTCGCTGGTGGACCTCGGGAAGCGTCTGCTGGAAGCGGCTCGTAAAGGTCAGGACGATGAGGTCAGAAACCTGATGGCCAACGGAGCTCCGTTCACCACCGACTGG cTGGGGACGTCCCCGCTCCACCTGGCCGCTCAGCACGGCCATTACTCCACCGCAGACGTCCTGCTGCGAGCCGGCGTCAGCAGAGACGCTCGCACCAAGGTGGACCGAACGCCGCTGCACATGGCGGCCGCCGAGGGACACACCGTCATCGTGGAGCTGCTGGTCCGA AGCGGCGCCGACATCAACGCCAAAGACATGCTGAAGATGACGGCGCTGCACTGGGCGGCGCAGCACGGTCACCACGGCGTCGCGGAGACCCTCATCAAACACGGAGCCGACGTGCACGCGCTCAGTAAGTTCGACAAGACGCCGTTCGACATCGCCGTCGACATCCAGAACACCgagctgatgctgctgctgcag gagggCATGCAGAACCAGGTCAACATGAACCAGGTCAACATGAACCAGGTCAACATGAACCAGGTGAGTATGAACGTGGAGTccagcaccaccaccaaccAGCCACAGTTCATCATCCAGGGAATACCCGCCATCCAGGGGGGCGTGGTCAACCTGGCCGAGCTGCTCAACAAGGCCAACGCAG GAGACTCGGAGGAAGCGATGGCTGCCAACGCTCTGGACTCCAACATCCAGCATGCCGCTGTCGTCAATGAGGGAGGTCAGAGGGTCATCACCATAGTAACAGACCAACACGGCAACCTGCAGACCACAGGAGGGATGGCACAGCCGTTCTTCGTTACCATGCAGCACGGACAGCAga tgctgGCGGTGCCGGCCAACACAGTGACAGAGGAGGTGGTGACGGAGGAGCCTCAGCCGCCGCCGTCCAGGAAGAGGAAGCTGGAGATGACCAACAATCACAACGACACAGGAGAGACG GAGCTGTTGCAGAGGCAGCTGCAGGAGGCCAACAGGAAGGCGCAGGAGTACCGGCAGCAGCTGCTGCGTAAGGAGCAGGAGGCCGAGGAGTACCGCATCAAGCTGGAGGCCATGTCTCAGAGCCAGGCCAACAGCACCGGCGCCGCCGCCAACACCGCCGCCATGACGGCCGTCAGCCCCGAGGAGGTGGTGGGGGgcgaggaggacgaggaggaggcggcgggcgtggtggaggaggagggagagatggtgGTGCTGCAGGAGGGAGGGATCATcatggagggggaggagggtcAGGTGACGCTGGTGGAGACGGGAGGAGAGACGACGGAGGTCAGCTCCTAA
- the mllt11 gene encoding protein AF1q, translating to MMEKSNSQYDSFLFWRQPIPALDLSELEDLGLIDTQTANSSKGKDKMFKLRSQDEEEELSEFSSFNYWRAPIVDVDALLADLNLLL from the exons atgATGGAGAAGTCAAACAGCCAATACGACTCCTTCCTCTTCTGGAGGCAGCCAATCCCGGCCCTGGATCTGTCAGAGCTGGAGGACCTGGGTTTGATTGACACTCAGACAGCCAATAGCAGCAAAGGAAAAGACAAGATGTTCAAACTGAGGAGTCAAGATGAAGAG GAGGAGCTGTCTGAGTTCTCCTCCTTTAACTACTGGAGAGCTCCCATCGTTGACGTGGACGCTCTGCTGGCCGACCTCAACCTGCtgctctga
- the anp32e gene encoding acidic leucine-rich nuclear phosphoprotein 32 family member E isoform X1 yields the protein MEMKKRISLELRNRSPAEVAELVVDNCRSADGEVEGLTDEFTELEFLSMVNVGLSSLAKLPSLPKLRKLELSDNNLSGSLETLSEKCPNLTYLNLSGNKIKELSNVEALQNLKSLQSLDLFNCEITSLEDYRESVFELLPQVTYLDGFDQEDNEAPDSEADDEDEDGEDGAGPTGDYDEEDDEEEDEDGSEGGEVGLSFQVNQGDQVGNTGFSLQEDDEDEEDYGEEEEEEDQAGVQGQKRKRDVDDEGEDDDDDEDD from the exons AtggagatgaagaagaggatcAGTTTAGAGCTGCGGAACAGGAGCCCGGCGGAG GTAGCAGAGCTGGTGGTGGATAACTGTCGCTCTGCTGACGGGGAGGTTGAAGGTCTGACGGACGAGTTCACGGAGCTCGAGTTCCTCAGTATGGTCAACGTGGGTCTGAGCTCGCTGGCTAAACTGCCCTCACTGCCCAAACTACGcaag TTGGAGCTGAGCGACAACAACCTGTCTGGTTCTCTGGAGACTCTGTCAGAAAAATGTCCCAACCTGACCTACCTCAACCTGAGCGGGAACAAGATCAAAGAGCTGAGCAATGTGGAGGCGCTG CAAAACCTGAAGAGCCTGCAGAGTCTGGACCTGTTCAACTGTGAGATCACGTCTCTGGAGGACTACAGGGAGAGCGTGTTCGAGCTGCTGCCTCAGGTAACTTACCTGGACGGCTTCGACCAGGAGGACAACGAGGCCCCCGACTCCGAGGCCGACGACGAAG ATGAGGATGGCGAGGACGGGGCGGGGCCGACCGGCGACTAcgatgaggaggatgatgaagaggaggatgaggacggctcagagggaggagaggtgggACTGAGCTTTCAGGTGAACCAGGGCGATCAGGTGGGCAACACAGGCTTCAGCCTGCAG GAGGACGACGAGGATGAGGAAGActatggagaggaggaggaggaag aggaTCAGGCGGGCGTTCAgggacagaagaggaagagagacgtGGACGACGAGGGCGAGGATGACGACGACGACGAAGACGACTAG
- the anp32e gene encoding acidic leucine-rich nuclear phosphoprotein 32 family member E isoform X3 produces the protein MEMKKRISLELRNRSPAEVAELVVDNCRSADGEVEGLTDEFTELEFLSMVNVGLSSLAKLPSLPKLRKLELSDNNLSGSLETLSEKCPNLTYLNLSGNKIKELSNVEALQNLKSLQSLDLFNCEITSLEDYRESVFELLPQVTYLDGFDQEDNEAPDSEADDEDEDGEDGAGPTGDYDEEDDEEEDEDGSEGGEEDDEDEEDYGEEEEEEDQAGVQGQKRKRDVDDEGEDDDDDEDD, from the exons AtggagatgaagaagaggatcAGTTTAGAGCTGCGGAACAGGAGCCCGGCGGAG GTAGCAGAGCTGGTGGTGGATAACTGTCGCTCTGCTGACGGGGAGGTTGAAGGTCTGACGGACGAGTTCACGGAGCTCGAGTTCCTCAGTATGGTCAACGTGGGTCTGAGCTCGCTGGCTAAACTGCCCTCACTGCCCAAACTACGcaag TTGGAGCTGAGCGACAACAACCTGTCTGGTTCTCTGGAGACTCTGTCAGAAAAATGTCCCAACCTGACCTACCTCAACCTGAGCGGGAACAAGATCAAAGAGCTGAGCAATGTGGAGGCGCTG CAAAACCTGAAGAGCCTGCAGAGTCTGGACCTGTTCAACTGTGAGATCACGTCTCTGGAGGACTACAGGGAGAGCGTGTTCGAGCTGCTGCCTCAGGTAACTTACCTGGACGGCTTCGACCAGGAGGACAACGAGGCCCCCGACTCCGAGGCCGACGACGAAG ATGAGGATGGCGAGGACGGGGCGGGGCCGACCGGCGACTAcgatgaggaggatgatgaagaggaggatgaggacggctcagagggaggagag GAGGACGACGAGGATGAGGAAGActatggagaggaggaggaggaag aggaTCAGGCGGGCGTTCAgggacagaagaggaagagagacgtGGACGACGAGGGCGAGGATGACGACGACGACGAAGACGACTAG
- the anp32e gene encoding acidic leucine-rich nuclear phosphoprotein 32 family member E isoform X2 codes for MEMKKRISLELRNRSPAEVAELVVDNCRSADGEVEGLTDEFTELEFLSMVNVGLSSLAKLPSLPKLRKLELSDNNLSGSLETLSEKCPNLTYLNLSGNKIKELSNVEALQNLKSLQSLDLFNCEITSLEDYRESVFELLPQVTYLDGFDQEDNEAPDSEADDEDEDGEDGAGPTGDYDEEDDEEEDEDGSEGGEVGLSFQVNQGDQEDDEDEEDYGEEEEEEDQAGVQGQKRKRDVDDEGEDDDDDEDD; via the exons AtggagatgaagaagaggatcAGTTTAGAGCTGCGGAACAGGAGCCCGGCGGAG GTAGCAGAGCTGGTGGTGGATAACTGTCGCTCTGCTGACGGGGAGGTTGAAGGTCTGACGGACGAGTTCACGGAGCTCGAGTTCCTCAGTATGGTCAACGTGGGTCTGAGCTCGCTGGCTAAACTGCCCTCACTGCCCAAACTACGcaag TTGGAGCTGAGCGACAACAACCTGTCTGGTTCTCTGGAGACTCTGTCAGAAAAATGTCCCAACCTGACCTACCTCAACCTGAGCGGGAACAAGATCAAAGAGCTGAGCAATGTGGAGGCGCTG CAAAACCTGAAGAGCCTGCAGAGTCTGGACCTGTTCAACTGTGAGATCACGTCTCTGGAGGACTACAGGGAGAGCGTGTTCGAGCTGCTGCCTCAGGTAACTTACCTGGACGGCTTCGACCAGGAGGACAACGAGGCCCCCGACTCCGAGGCCGACGACGAAG ATGAGGATGGCGAGGACGGGGCGGGGCCGACCGGCGACTAcgatgaggaggatgatgaagaggaggatgaggacggctcagagggaggagaggtgggACTGAGCTTTCAGGTGAACCAGGGCGATCAG GAGGACGACGAGGATGAGGAAGActatggagaggaggaggaggaag aggaTCAGGCGGGCGTTCAgggacagaagaggaagagagacgtGGACGACGAGGGCGAGGATGACGACGACGACGAAGACGACTAG